In one Umezawaea sp. Da 62-37 genomic region, the following are encoded:
- a CDS encoding diiron oxygenase — MTRPLKVAGREKTAERLLNSSADRFYDPEVDIDWKAPLVDGLRFTPEHRCSLYGTALWDRMSEDQRIELSRHEIASIASVGLWFEILLMQMLLKEVYRSDPTTKHVQYALTEIADECRHSTMFARMVERIGCPPYGPPVHVHRLGRLLPTIGYGPALYGSILVAEEVLDRLQRESMVDDSVQPLIRMVNRIHVLEEARHVRFAREEVVRGMESISKAELPYQRWLLATVAMFITRSIVNPEVYAAVGLDAAEAHRAALANPAWQETIRWSGERIMKFLGETGLVGRPGMRAWHRSFLIA; from the coding sequence ATGACGAGGCCCTTGAAGGTCGCTGGTCGGGAGAAGACGGCCGAACGGCTGCTCAACTCCTCGGCGGACAGGTTCTACGACCCCGAGGTGGACATCGACTGGAAGGCGCCGCTGGTCGACGGCCTGCGGTTCACGCCGGAGCACCGCTGCTCGCTCTACGGCACCGCGCTGTGGGACCGGATGAGCGAGGACCAGCGGATCGAGTTGAGCAGGCACGAGATCGCGAGCATCGCCAGCGTCGGCCTGTGGTTCGAGATCCTCCTGATGCAGATGCTGCTCAAGGAGGTCTACCGCTCCGACCCGACGACCAAGCACGTCCAGTACGCGCTGACCGAGATCGCCGACGAGTGCAGGCACTCCACGATGTTCGCCCGCATGGTCGAGCGCATCGGCTGCCCGCCTTATGGACCGCCGGTCCACGTCCACCGCCTCGGCAGGCTGCTCCCGACGATCGGCTACGGCCCCGCGCTGTACGGGTCGATCCTGGTCGCCGAGGAGGTCCTGGACCGGTTGCAGCGCGAGTCGATGGTCGACGACTCGGTCCAGCCGCTGATCCGCATGGTCAACCGCATCCACGTGCTGGAGGAAGCCCGCCACGTGCGGTTCGCGCGCGAGGAGGTCGTGCGCGGCATGGAGTCGATCTCCAAGGCCGAACTGCCCTACCAGCGGTGGCTGCTCGCGACCGTCGCCATGTTCATCACCCGCAGCATCGTCAACCCCGAGGTGTACGCGGCCGTCGGTCTCGACGCCGCCGAAGCGCACCGCGCCGCCCTGGCGAACCCCGCTTGGCAGGAGACGATCCGGTGGTCCGGCGAGCGGATCATGAAGTTCCTCGGCGAGACGGGACTGGTGGGGAGGCCCGGAATGCGGGCGTGGCACCGTTCGTTCCTGATCGCGTGA
- a CDS encoding alpha/beta hydrolase: MRTSDGTLLHVVDTGPVDAPVTVVLLHGWTLDSTSWDRVAAALPGRVVRYDHRGHGRSGNAGARTIDRLADDLAEVIASVVPSGRIVLAGHSMGGMTIMALAERHPEVLARVAGVAFVATSCGGLPPVRAVERVLGRVVGRRALLGFARVMPVGLRFMLFGRRAAWGDVVASSGMVARCSGAAFVDFRYELGVHDRRKALVELASVPSVVMAGGADLLTPVRHSRVIAEELPGAELVVFPGAGHMLPVERAGEVADRVSRLM, from the coding sequence GTGAGGACGTCCGACGGGACCCTGCTGCACGTCGTGGACACCGGGCCGGTGGACGCGCCGGTGACGGTGGTGCTGCTGCACGGCTGGACGTTGGACTCGACGTCGTGGGATCGGGTCGCCGCCGCGCTGCCTGGGCGGGTGGTGCGGTACGACCACCGGGGGCACGGGCGGTCGGGCAACGCGGGTGCGCGGACGATCGACCGGTTGGCCGATGACCTGGCCGAGGTGATCGCGTCGGTGGTGCCGAGCGGGCGGATCGTGCTGGCCGGGCATTCCATGGGCGGGATGACGATCATGGCGTTGGCGGAGCGGCATCCGGAGGTGTTGGCGCGGGTCGCGGGGGTGGCTTTCGTGGCGACGTCGTGCGGGGGGCTGCCGCCGGTGAGGGCTGTGGAGAGGGTGTTGGGGAGGGTGGTGGGGCGGCGGGCGTTGCTCGGGTTCGCGCGGGTGATGCCTGTGGGGTTGCGGTTCATGCTGTTCGGGAGGCGGGCGGCGTGGGGGGATGTGGTGGCGAGTTCGGGGATGGTGGCGCGGTGTTCGGGGGCGGCGTTTGTGGATTTTCGGTATGAGTTGGGGGTGCATGATCGCCGGAAAGCCTTGGTGGAACTGGCTTCCGTGCCATCGGTGGTGATGGCGGGTGGGGCGGATCTGTTGACGCCGGTGCGGCATTCGCGGGTGATCGCGGAGGAACTGCCGGGGGCGGAGCTGGTCGTCTTCCCCGGCGCCGGGCACATGCTGCCGGTGGAACGGGCCGGGGAAGTGGCCGACCGCGTCAGCCGCCTGATGTGA
- a CDS encoding TetR/AcrR family transcriptional regulator, producing MTETAQTAVGHQSTPAGRGVRLPRTARRAQLLAAAQDVFVTNGYHAAAMDEIAERAGVSKPVLYQHFPGKLELYMALLDSHVDELVAGVRGAIQSSSDNKQRVHAAVAAFYDFVDGEGQAFRMVFESDLRGEPAVAQAIERATTDSVDAITDTITADAGLDEDRARLLATGLVGLSQVTARAWLADDRKVPKDEAVTLISNLAWRGIGGGFPLQH from the coding sequence ATGACGGAGACGGCCCAGACTGCGGTTGGGCACCAGAGCACCCCGGCCGGACGCGGAGTGCGGCTACCGCGCACCGCCCGCCGGGCACAGCTCCTGGCCGCGGCGCAGGACGTGTTCGTGACCAACGGCTACCACGCCGCGGCGATGGACGAGATCGCCGAACGCGCGGGCGTCAGCAAACCCGTTCTGTACCAGCACTTCCCCGGCAAGCTTGAGCTGTACATGGCCCTGCTCGACTCCCATGTGGACGAACTGGTCGCCGGCGTGCGCGGCGCCATCCAGTCCAGTTCGGACAACAAGCAGCGCGTCCACGCCGCCGTAGCCGCCTTCTACGACTTCGTCGACGGCGAAGGCCAGGCCTTCCGCATGGTCTTCGAATCAGACCTGCGCGGCGAACCCGCGGTGGCCCAGGCGATCGAACGCGCCACCACCGACAGCGTGGACGCCATCACCGACACCATCACAGCGGACGCAGGCCTCGACGAGGACCGAGCCCGCCTACTGGCAACAGGACTGGTCGGTCTGAGCCAGGTCACCGCCCGCGCCTGGCTGGCAGACGACCGGAAGGTGCCGAAGGACGAGGCGGTCACGCTGATCTCGAACCTCGCCTGGCGGGGCATCGGCGGCGGGTTCCCGTTGCAGCACTAG
- a CDS encoding alpha/beta fold hydrolase, whose protein sequence is MTDILEAVRPALTHVPLSATPLPPLDWNVRPLPGEHVRIGKHVLHVRHTPGNTAVTAVYIHGLGGSSTNWTDLSTQLAGQADGYAPDLPGFGRSEPVAGYGFSMVEHARTVIAYLEHLDRGPVHLVGNSMGGTVALIVAAVRPDLVRTLALVSPAVPDLRPSFRRVSDPRLPFTVLPFVGKSFQRRLDALGDRVRTEQIMRLCFADPTSVPEHRVVESMEEAAELGRQPWTNLALNGSTLSLFRTWIASGGRSMWRLAPLVEAPSLVVWGAEDRLISVRKAPRIARLLPRGRLLVLPKTGHVAQMERPVSVARGVLGMWEAVGRQEW, encoded by the coding sequence ATGACCGACATCCTGGAGGCGGTCCGGCCCGCGCTGACGCACGTGCCGCTGTCCGCCACACCGCTGCCCCCGCTCGACTGGAACGTGCGCCCCTTGCCCGGCGAGCACGTCCGGATCGGCAAGCACGTGCTGCACGTGCGGCACACGCCGGGCAACACCGCCGTGACCGCCGTTTACATCCACGGACTCGGCGGGTCGTCGACGAACTGGACCGATCTGTCCACGCAGCTCGCGGGTCAGGCGGACGGGTACGCGCCGGACCTGCCGGGGTTCGGGCGGTCGGAACCGGTGGCGGGCTACGGCTTCAGCATGGTGGAGCACGCCCGCACGGTCATCGCCTACCTCGAGCACCTCGACCGCGGCCCGGTGCACCTGGTGGGCAACTCGATGGGCGGCACGGTCGCGCTGATCGTGGCGGCGGTCCGGCCCGACCTGGTGCGCACGCTGGCGCTCGTGTCGCCCGCCGTTCCGGACCTGCGGCCAAGTTTTCGCAGGGTGTCGGACCCGCGGCTGCCGTTCACGGTGCTGCCGTTCGTCGGGAAGAGCTTCCAGCGCAGGCTGGACGCGCTCGGCGACCGCGTGCGCACCGAGCAGATCATGCGGCTCTGCTTCGCGGACCCGACCTCCGTGCCCGAGCACCGGGTCGTGGAGAGCATGGAGGAGGCCGCCGAACTCGGCCGCCAGCCGTGGACGAACCTCGCGCTCAACGGCAGCACCCTGTCGCTGTTCCGCACCTGGATCGCCTCCGGCGGCAGGTCGATGTGGCGGCTCGCCCCGCTGGTCGAAGCCCCGTCGCTGGTCGTGTGGGGCGCGGAGGACCGGCTGATCAGCGTGCGCAAGGCGCCGCGGATCGCCAGGCTGCTGCCGCGCGGACGCCTCCTGGTGCTGCCGAAGACCGGTCACGTGGCCCAGATGGAGCGCCCCGTGTCGGTGGCGCGGGGTGTGCTCGGCATGTGGGAAGCGGTCGGGAGGCAGGAGTGGTGA
- a CDS encoding DUF3152 domain-containing protein, with protein sequence MNRTTEEGRGGSGRRHPSANVRPSAAQPSEERYRRGARRTSAEPLAASWEPDPTEVEEYRPRRRRTGVAGLVSNYGWRIYAVPVLLVLTLLVVLDSTVPASFQIGATGSGDSSGSGAEPRADQTSTNLSKPPAASETPPPPLDLNIPTAELPDGPKFSENGAGTWQVIPGTSEPVGQGQVYTYAIAIEDGVEGGDYGGDKDAFARTVQSFLSDNRSWVGTGEVSVQRVDGNTKADFVISLTTTNTTHRICGFQIQYESSCWDPPTGRVVINTARWLRGAKAFSNDISSYRQYAINHEVGHALGHGHEACKENGAPAPVMMQQTFGVSNDYVAQLNEVDASNKGVVPADGKTCTTNAFPVAPR encoded by the coding sequence GTGAACCGGACGACAGAGGAAGGCCGTGGCGGTTCCGGCCGCCGCCATCCGTCCGCGAACGTTCGGCCGTCCGCCGCGCAACCGTCGGAGGAGCGCTACCGGCGCGGTGCGCGCCGGACCTCCGCCGAACCGCTGGCCGCCTCGTGGGAACCGGACCCGACCGAGGTCGAGGAGTACCGGCCGCGCAGGCGCCGCACGGGTGTCGCGGGCCTGGTGTCGAACTACGGCTGGCGGATCTACGCGGTCCCGGTGCTGCTGGTGCTGACCCTGCTGGTCGTGCTGGACAGCACGGTGCCCGCGTCGTTCCAGATCGGCGCGACCGGCAGCGGCGACAGTTCCGGCTCGGGCGCGGAGCCGCGTGCCGACCAAACGTCCACGAACCTCTCCAAGCCGCCCGCCGCGTCCGAGACGCCGCCGCCGCCGCTGGACCTGAACATCCCCACCGCGGAACTGCCCGACGGCCCCAAGTTCTCCGAGAACGGCGCGGGCACCTGGCAGGTCATCCCCGGCACGTCGGAGCCCGTCGGCCAGGGGCAGGTCTACACGTACGCCATCGCCATCGAGGACGGCGTCGAGGGCGGCGACTACGGCGGCGACAAGGACGCGTTCGCGCGGACCGTCCAGTCCTTCCTGTCGGACAACCGCAGCTGGGTCGGCACCGGCGAGGTGAGCGTGCAGCGCGTGGACGGCAACACCAAGGCCGACTTCGTGATCAGCCTCACCACGACCAACACCACGCACCGGATCTGCGGTTTCCAGATCCAGTACGAGTCGTCCTGCTGGGACCCGCCGACCGGTCGCGTCGTCATCAACACCGCCCGCTGGCTGCGCGGCGCGAAGGCGTTCAGCAACGACATCTCGTCCTACCGGCAGTACGCCATAAACCACGAGGTGGGCCACGCGCTCGGCCACGGCCACGAGGCGTGCAAGGAGAACGGGGCGCCCGCGCCGGTGATGATGCAGCAGACGTTCGGCGTCTCCAACGACTACGTCGCGCAGCTCAACGAGGTCGACGCGAGCAACAAGGGCGTCGTGCCGGCCGACGGCAAGACGTGCACGACGAACGCCTTCCCCGTGGCGCCCCGGTAG
- the moeZ gene encoding adenylyltransferase/sulfurtransferase MoeZ: MALPPLVEPAAELTKEEVARYSRHLIIPDVGVDGQKRLKNAKVLVVGAGGLGSPALLYLAAAGVGTLGVVDFDTVDESNLQRQVIHGQSDVGKPKAESARDSIAEINPFVKVNLHQVHLNSENALDIFRDYDLILDGTDNFATRYLVNDAAVLLGKPYVWGSIFRFEGQVSVFWDDAPGGQGLNYRDLYPEPPPPGMVPSCAEGGVLGVLCASIGSIMVTEAIKLLTGIGDPLLGRLMVYDALDMTYRTIKIRKDPESPKITELIDYDVFCGVVSTDAQEAAAGNTITPLELRHKQEAGDDFLLVDVREPHEYEIVKIPGSVLIPKDRILSGEAFAELPQDKQIVLHCKSGARSAEALAALHKAGFSDAVHVGGGVLAWAREVDPSLPTY; encoded by the coding sequence ATGGCGCTTCCGCCGCTCGTGGAGCCCGCAGCGGAGCTGACCAAGGAAGAAGTCGCGCGGTACAGCCGGCACCTGATCATCCCGGATGTCGGGGTGGACGGGCAGAAGCGCCTCAAGAACGCGAAGGTGCTGGTTGTCGGCGCGGGTGGCCTTGGCAGTCCCGCTCTGCTCTACCTGGCCGCGGCCGGTGTGGGCACGTTGGGCGTTGTCGACTTCGACACCGTCGACGAGTCCAACCTGCAGCGCCAGGTCATCCACGGTCAGTCCGACGTGGGCAAGCCGAAGGCCGAGTCCGCTCGCGACTCGATCGCCGAGATCAACCCGTTCGTGAAGGTCAACCTGCACCAGGTGCACCTGAACTCGGAGAACGCGCTCGACATCTTCCGCGACTACGACCTGATCCTGGACGGCACGGACAACTTCGCCACCAGGTACCTGGTCAACGACGCCGCGGTGCTGCTGGGCAAGCCCTACGTGTGGGGCTCGATCTTCCGGTTCGAGGGCCAGGTCAGCGTCTTCTGGGACGACGCCCCCGGCGGTCAGGGCCTGAACTACCGCGACCTCTACCCCGAGCCGCCGCCGCCCGGCATGGTGCCGTCGTGCGCCGAGGGCGGCGTGCTGGGCGTGCTGTGCGCGTCCATCGGGTCGATCATGGTGACCGAGGCGATCAAGCTGCTCACCGGCATCGGCGACCCGCTGCTCGGTCGGCTGATGGTGTACGACGCGCTCGACATGACCTACCGGACCATCAAGATCCGGAAGGACCCGGAGAGCCCGAAGATCACCGAGCTGATCGACTACGACGTGTTCTGCGGCGTCGTGTCCACCGACGCGCAGGAGGCGGCGGCGGGCAACACGATCACGCCGCTGGAGCTGCGGCACAAGCAGGAGGCCGGCGACGACTTCCTGCTGGTGGACGTGCGGGAGCCCCACGAGTACGAGATCGTGAAGATCCCCGGTTCCGTGCTGATCCCGAAGGACCGGATCCTGTCCGGCGAGGCCTTCGCGGAGTTGCCGCAGGACAAGCAGATCGTGCTGCACTGCAAGTCCGGCGCGCGGTCGGCGGAAGCGTTGGCGGCACTGCACAAGGCGGGCTTCTCCGACGCCGTGCACGTCGGCGGCGGAGTGCTGGCGTGGGCTCGTGAAGTGGACCCGAGCCTGCCGACCTACTAG
- a CDS encoding TIGR02569 family protein: protein MTPTLEPPPSHVRAAFGARDAEPELIDGGPVWRCGEAAIRPAGNPAEATWVAKALDGLVVPNLRIGRPLRSTDGRYVVGGWAATKFLSGRAEPRHDEVVAVAERLHQATAELPKPRFLAARTDLFATADRCAWGEEKADLDADLGGRMFEVLAGSRKPVAAKPQVVHGDLFGNVLFSGTLPPAIIDFTAYWRPPQWAAAVVVVDALAWGGADKGIVERWAHLSDWPQVLLRATLFRLAVHALHPRSSPQSLGGLDRAVHVVTEVLLK from the coding sequence GTGACCCCCACTCTGGAGCCGCCTCCTTCGCACGTCCGTGCGGCTTTCGGCGCACGCGACGCCGAGCCGGAGTTGATCGACGGCGGACCCGTGTGGCGGTGCGGCGAGGCCGCGATCCGCCCCGCGGGCAACCCCGCCGAGGCGACCTGGGTGGCGAAGGCGCTGGACGGACTGGTGGTGCCGAACCTGCGCATCGGGCGGCCCCTCCGCTCCACCGACGGTCGGTACGTCGTCGGCGGATGGGCGGCGACGAAGTTCCTGTCCGGCCGCGCCGAACCCCGGCACGACGAGGTCGTGGCCGTCGCCGAACGCCTGCACCAGGCAACCGCCGAGCTGCCCAAGCCGCGGTTCCTGGCAGCGCGCACGGACCTGTTCGCCACCGCGGACCGCTGCGCCTGGGGCGAGGAGAAGGCCGACCTGGACGCCGACCTCGGCGGCCGGATGTTCGAGGTGCTGGCGGGCTCGCGCAAACCCGTGGCGGCCAAACCGCAGGTCGTCCACGGCGACCTGTTCGGCAACGTGCTGTTCTCCGGCACCCTGCCCCCCGCGATCATCGACTTCACCGCCTACTGGCGCCCCCCGCAGTGGGCCGCCGCCGTGGTCGTGGTCGACGCGCTCGCCTGGGGCGGCGCGGACAAGGGCATCGTGGAACGCTGGGCCCACCTGTCCGACTGGCCCCAGGTGCTGCTCCGCGCCACCCTCTTCCGGCTCGCGGTGCACGCCCTGCACCCCAGGTCGAGCCCCCAGTCGCTCGGCGGCCTCGACCGAGCCGTGCACGTGGTGACCGAGGTCCTCCTGAAGTGA
- a CDS encoding molybdopterin-dependent oxidoreductase, with the protein MTDTHCPYCALQCAMTLTDGRVSPRDFPTNRGGLCQKGWTSAALLTSPARLTTPLVRRCGVLEPASWDEALDLVAATLRELRGNHGPDVVGVFGGGGLTNEKAYALGKFARVALATSQIDYNGRFCMSSAAAGGTRAFGLDRGMPFPVEDLDNANAILLVGSNPAETMPPFVQHLRAADLIVIDPRRTATAELATLHLQPAPGTDLALALGLLHVVVADGYLDKDFLAERTTGFDDAWPIAAGWWPERVERVTGVSVADQRAAVRLLAEADNAYVLTGRGTEQHASGSDAVSAWINLALALGLPGTRGSGYGCLTGQGNGQGGREHGQKADQLPGYRRIDDPAARRHVGGVWGIDPDDLPGPGRSAYELLDALGTPTGPKALLVFGSNVVVSAPRSDHVAERLADLDLLVVADLVLSETAALADVVFPVTQWAEEGGTMTNLEGRILLRRQAVAPPAGVRSDLEVLRGLAIRLGQPAERFPVEPEEVFTELRRASEGGAADYSGATYDRLASGEALYWPVIRDGSSPRMFLDRFAHPDGLARFHAVDHRGPAEPPDAEYPLQLTTGRVLQHYQSGAQTRNVPELLDAVPEVYVEVHPDTAARAGLVDGALGAVVSRRGRMEARVRCVASMRIDLLFLPFHFGGAGRANLLTNPALDPTSRMPEFKVCAVRVEPV; encoded by the coding sequence GTGACCGACACCCACTGCCCGTACTGCGCCCTGCAATGCGCCATGACGCTCACGGACGGCCGGGTGTCACCGCGCGACTTCCCCACCAACCGCGGCGGCCTGTGCCAGAAGGGCTGGACATCGGCCGCCCTCCTCACCTCCCCCGCACGGCTCACCACCCCCCTCGTCCGCCGCTGCGGCGTCCTGGAACCAGCCTCCTGGGACGAAGCCCTCGACCTCGTGGCCGCGACGCTCCGCGAACTCCGCGGGAACCACGGCCCGGACGTGGTCGGCGTCTTCGGCGGCGGCGGCCTCACCAACGAGAAGGCCTACGCCCTCGGCAAGTTCGCCCGCGTGGCCCTCGCCACCTCCCAGATCGACTACAACGGCCGCTTCTGCATGTCCAGCGCCGCCGCGGGCGGAACACGGGCGTTCGGCCTGGACCGCGGGATGCCGTTCCCCGTGGAAGACCTGGACAACGCGAACGCGATCCTGCTGGTGGGCTCCAACCCCGCCGAGACGATGCCCCCGTTCGTCCAGCACCTGCGCGCCGCCGACCTGATCGTCATCGACCCCCGCCGCACCGCCACCGCCGAGCTGGCGACCCTGCACCTCCAACCGGCACCCGGCACGGATCTGGCGCTGGCACTGGGTTTGCTGCACGTGGTGGTCGCCGACGGGTACCTGGACAAGGACTTCCTGGCCGAGCGCACGACCGGTTTCGACGACGCCTGGCCGATCGCGGCGGGCTGGTGGCCGGAGCGGGTCGAGCGGGTCACCGGGGTGTCGGTGGCCGACCAGCGCGCGGCCGTGCGGCTGCTCGCGGAGGCCGACAACGCCTACGTCCTCACCGGGCGCGGCACCGAGCAGCACGCCAGCGGGTCGGACGCGGTGTCGGCGTGGATCAACCTGGCGCTCGCGCTCGGGCTGCCGGGCACCCGCGGATCCGGCTACGGCTGCCTGACCGGGCAGGGCAACGGCCAGGGCGGGCGGGAGCACGGCCAGAAGGCCGACCAGCTGCCCGGCTACCGCAGGATCGACGACCCGGCCGCGCGCAGGCACGTCGGCGGCGTCTGGGGGATCGACCCCGACGACCTGCCCGGCCCCGGCCGTTCCGCCTACGAGCTGCTCGACGCGCTCGGCACGCCCACCGGCCCCAAGGCGCTGCTGGTGTTCGGCAGCAACGTCGTGGTGTCCGCTCCGCGCTCCGACCACGTGGCGGAGCGGTTGGCGGACCTGGACCTGCTGGTGGTGGCCGACCTCGTGCTGTCGGAGACGGCGGCGCTCGCCGACGTGGTGTTCCCGGTGACCCAGTGGGCGGAGGAGGGCGGCACGATGACCAACCTCGAAGGCCGGATCCTCCTGCGGCGGCAGGCCGTCGCGCCACCGGCGGGGGTGCGCAGCGACCTGGAGGTGCTGCGCGGGCTGGCGATCCGGCTCGGGCAGCCCGCCGAGCGGTTCCCGGTCGAGCCGGAGGAGGTGTTCACCGAGCTGCGCCGCGCCTCCGAGGGCGGCGCGGCCGACTACTCCGGCGCCACCTACGACCGGCTGGCGAGCGGGGAAGCCCTGTACTGGCCGGTGATCCGCGACGGCAGCTCGCCCCGGATGTTCCTCGACCGGTTCGCCCATCCCGACGGGCTGGCCCGGTTCCACGCCGTCGACCACCGCGGTCCGGCGGAGCCGCCCGACGCCGAGTACCCGTTGCAGCTCACCACCGGGCGGGTGCTCCAGCACTACCAGTCCGGCGCGCAGACCCGGAACGTGCCCGAGCTGCTCGACGCGGTGCCGGAGGTCTACGTCGAGGTGCACCCGGACACCGCCGCGCGCGCCGGTCTGGTGGACGGCGCCCTCGGCGCGGTGGTCTCCCGGCGTGGCCGGATGGAGGCGCGGGTCCGGTGCGTGGCCTCGATGCGGATCGACCTGCTGTTCCTGCCGTTCCACTTCGGCGGCGCGGGGCGGGCGAACCTGCTGACCAACCCGGCGCTGGACCCGACCAGCCGAATGCCCGAGTTCAAGGTGTGCGCCGTCCGAGTGGAGCCCGTGTGA
- a CDS encoding FAD-dependent oxidoreductase — translation MRRVVVVGYGMAGARFADEVLRRDPTADLTVLGGEPHPAYNRVLLSSVVAGSMTPDSVRLHGTGWAARHGVDLRLGVAVTGIDRARRVVLADDGDEVPYDALVLATGARPWIPPTEGLQDPDGSLAPGVVPFRTLEDCGRIVAAARPGTPVAVLGGGLLGLEAARGLAGRGCLVTVVHPVGHLMNRQLDVGAGRVLARAFGAFGVEFRLGTVAAKYLPGDGLVLDDGSRVPAELVVVSAGVQAATGIAAEAGIAVDRGVLVDDALRTSDPRVHAIGDCAQHAGTVSGLVQPAWEQAAVLADRLTGAAPAARYRGTAVVTRLKARDVDLAALGDVHVDLDSPDHEVLCFQDPARGRYAKLVLRDDLVVGAILIGAPDAAAAITQLFDRGLAAPTDRLALLLGRALTPEVASSPADLPASAVICKCNTVSKGQLVTAYRAGATTVSALVETTRATTGCGGCKDPVCGLLDWLNNTA, via the coding sequence GTGAGACGCGTCGTGGTGGTCGGGTACGGCATGGCCGGGGCGAGGTTCGCCGACGAGGTGCTGCGGCGCGACCCGACCGCGGACCTGACCGTGCTGGGCGGGGAACCGCACCCGGCCTACAACCGGGTGCTGCTGTCGAGCGTGGTCGCCGGGTCGATGACCCCGGACTCGGTGCGGCTGCACGGAACCGGCTGGGCGGCCCGGCACGGTGTCGACCTGCGGCTGGGGGTGGCGGTCACCGGCATCGACCGCGCCCGCCGGGTCGTGCTGGCCGACGACGGCGACGAGGTGCCCTACGACGCGCTGGTGCTGGCGACCGGCGCGCGGCCGTGGATCCCGCCTACCGAGGGGCTCCAGGACCCGGACGGCTCGCTCGCGCCCGGCGTGGTGCCGTTCCGGACGCTGGAGGACTGCGGGCGGATCGTCGCCGCGGCCCGTCCCGGCACGCCGGTCGCGGTGCTGGGCGGTGGACTGCTCGGCCTGGAGGCCGCCCGCGGCCTGGCCGGACGAGGTTGCCTGGTGACCGTCGTGCACCCGGTGGGGCACCTGATGAACCGCCAGCTCGACGTGGGCGCGGGCCGGGTGCTGGCCCGCGCGTTCGGCGCGTTCGGCGTCGAGTTCCGGCTGGGCACGGTGGCCGCGAAGTACCTGCCGGGCGACGGGCTCGTGCTCGACGACGGCAGCCGCGTGCCCGCCGAGCTCGTGGTGGTGTCGGCGGGCGTCCAGGCCGCCACCGGGATCGCGGCCGAGGCGGGCATCGCCGTCGACCGCGGCGTCCTCGTCGACGACGCCCTGCGCACCAGTGACCCCCGCGTGCACGCCATCGGCGACTGCGCCCAGCACGCGGGCACGGTCTCCGGACTCGTGCAGCCCGCGTGGGAGCAGGCCGCCGTGCTCGCCGACCGGCTGACCGGTGCCGCGCCCGCCGCCCGCTACCGCGGCACGGCCGTGGTGACCAGGCTGAAGGCCCGCGACGTCGACCTCGCCGCGCTGGGCGACGTGCACGTGGACCTGGACAGCCCGGACCACGAGGTCCTGTGCTTCCAGGACCCGGCGCGCGGCCGGTACGCGAAACTGGTGCTGCGCGACGACCTCGTCGTCGGCGCGATCCTGATCGGCGCACCGGACGCCGCCGCCGCGATCACCCAGCTGTTCGACCGCGGCCTGGCCGCGCCGACGGACCGCCTGGCACTGCTGCTGGGACGCGCGCTCACCCCCGAGGTCGCCAGCAGCCCGGCCGACCTCCCCGCCAGCGCCGTGATCTGCAAGTGCAACACCGTCAGCAAGGGCCAACTCGTCACCGCCTACCGCGCCGGCGCCACCACCGTCTCCGCCCTCGTGGAGACCACCAGGGCCACCACCGGCTGCGGCGGCTGCAAAGACCCCGTCTGCGGCCTCCTCGACTGGCTCAACAACACCGCCTAA